A genomic segment from Vanacampus margaritifer isolate UIUO_Vmar chromosome 3, RoL_Vmar_1.0, whole genome shotgun sequence encodes:
- the LOC144049252 gene encoding zinc finger MIZ domain-containing protein 2-like isoform X1, with translation MNPLNQMKGLAGNPHSEGPYGYEASSWQQPTSQPPGSLSVVTTVWGVTNPSASQGPGGGAMGPGANPTGAHGMQVPGGPPSMAGGPGGYVGQQSYGELNKAYMNQGPYGRAGGGYVGGPGGYPGSYPPNPSGARGAADFTQAAAAAVAAAAATATATATATVAAIQEKQNQEMNYGQMGGPTYSNQFVAHSVPRIPPGMSPGVMGPGPGSARGPTSMYGPGGPQRVTQHPNYSTAAQQAHQRPPQGLKRPYNSELYPGPPQQYGLPVGSAPGSGGGGPPGPGSYSQFHAGAAGPGSAPQRPGSTPSYQKLSLPQYPSSVPPNSQYYKQEQFNGQGGALGVMSAGGAAGVYTSLNPPPGPGRGLAAYPSSPVPGNPTPPITPGSSAAPPYMSPGNSDAGKASFLPDMKASPPTGNEDLRLTFPVRDGVVLEPFRLEHNLAVSNHVFQLRDSVYKTLVMRPDLELQFKCYHHEDRQMNTNWPASVQVSVNATPLTIERGDNKTSHKPLYLKQVCQLGRNTIQITVTACCCSHLFVLQLVHRPSVRSVLQGLMKKRLPAEHCVAKIKRNFSSGSVAGTPGLNGEDGVEQTAIRVSLKCPITFRRIQLPARGHDCRHIQCFDLESYLQLNCERGTWRCPVCNKTALLEGLEMDQYMLGILIYVQNSEYEEITIDPACSWKPVPVKPDVHVKEEPDGPPLKRCRSLSPSRVLLPSVMEMIAALGPAPPSPNAGHAPDFSRSGALLSRPAALTYERARISRQARVCVLSAPSYPGQPAFSDLSAGPVTPGHIGGDFSSPGPPPLSYRSELSGALLAADKPAPPQMSASHGGVAVPQQPSVGLHGNLQAGGAVNPMLQQRSNHNARLHGDAFGLGPGADVPEASLDLLPELSNPDELLSYLGPPDLPNNNNNDDLLSLFENN, from the exons ATGAATCCGCTCAATCAGATGAAGGGGCTGGCCGGCAACCCACACAG CGAGGGTCCGTACGGGTACGAGGCCTCCAGCTGGCAGCAGCCCACCAGCCAGCCACCTGGGTCCCTCTCCGTGGTCACCACCGTGTGGGGGGTCACCAACCCCTCAGCCAGCCAG GGTCCGGGCGGCGGCGCGATGGGACCCGGGGCCAACCCGACCGGGGCGCACGGGATGCAGGTCCCCGGGGGGCCCCCGTCCATGGCAGGGGGCCCGGGGGGCTACGTGGGCCAGCAGAGCTACGGGGAGCTCAACAAGGCCTACATGAACCAGGGCCCGTACGGCCGGGCCGGTGGGGGCTACGTGGGCGGCCCGGGCGGGTACCCGGGAAG CTACCCGCCCAACCCCAGCGGGGCCAGGGGGGCTGCCGACTTCACTCaggcggccgccgccgccgtggcGGCCGCAGCGGCTACGGCGACCGCCACCGCCACGGCGACCGTGGCCGCCATCCAAGAGAAGCAGAACCAGGAAATGAACTATGGACAG ATGGGCGGCCCGACGTACAGCAACCAGTTCGTGGCCCACTCGGTGCCCCGCATCCCACCCGGCATGTCACCCGGAGTCATGGGGCCGGGGCCCGGCTCCGCCAGGGGCCCGACCTCTATGTACGGGCCCGGAGGCCCCCAAAGGGTCACGCAGCACCCAAACTACTCGACGGCGGCGCAGCAGGCTCACCAGCGGCCCCCGCAGGGCCTAAAGCGACCCTACAACTCGGAG CTCTACCCGGGGCCGCCTCAGCAGTACGGCCTTCCCGTCGGTTCCGCGCCGGGCTCCGGCGGGGGCGGGCCACCGGGACCCGGCTCCTACTCGCAATTCCACGCAG GTGCTGCTGGTCCAGGCTCCGCCCCACAAAGGCCAGGCTCCACCCCCTCCTACCAGAAGCTGTCCCTCCCCCAGTACCCCTCATCTGTGCCCCCCAACTCGCAATACTACAAG CAGGAGCAGTTCAACGGCCAGGGCGGAGCTTTGGGTGTGATGTCAGCGGGGGGGGCCGCGGGAGTCTACACCTCCTTGAACCCGCCTCCTGGG CCCGGCCGAGGGTTAGCGGCTTATCCCAGCTCGCCGGTGCCCGGGAACCCGACTCCGCCCATCACGCCCGGCAGCTCGGCGGCGCCGCCCTACATGTCGCCTGGCAACAGCGACGCGGGCAAAGCCTCCTTCCTGCCCGACATGAAAGCGTCCCCGCCCACAG GTAACGAGGACCTGCGTCTGACCTTCCCGGTGCGAGACGGCGTGGTCCTGGAGCCTTTCCGCTTGGAGCACAACCTGGCGGTCAGCAACCACGTCTTCCAGCTCAGAGACTCGGTCTACAAGACGCTGGTCATGAG gcCTGACCTGGAACTTCAGTTCAAGTGCTACCACCACGAGGATCGGCAAATGAACACCAACTGGCCGGCCTCCGTCCAG GTGAGCGTGAACGCCACGCCGCTGACCATCGAGCGCGGCGACAACAAGACGTCGCACAAGCCTTTGTACCTGAAGCAAGTTTGCCAGCTGGGCAGGAACACCATCCAGATCACCGTCACCGCCTGCTGCTGC TCCCACCTGTTCGTGCTGCAGCTGGTCCACCGGCCGTCGGTGCGGTCGGTTCTTCAGGGCCTGATGAAGAAGCGGCTTCCCGCCGAGCACTGCGTGGCTAAGA TCAAGAGGAACTTCAGCAGCGGCTCCGTTGCCGGCACGCCCGGCCTCAACGGGGAGGACGGCGTGGAGCAGACGGCCATCAGGGTGTCGCTCAAATGTCCCATCACCTTCCGACGCATACAGCTGCCGGCCAGAGGGCACGACTGCCGGCACATacag TGTTTTGACCTGGAATCGTACCTGCAGCTCAACTGTGAAAGAGGAACCTGGAGATGTCCCGTGTGCAA taAAACGGCTCTGCTGGAGGGTCTGGAAATGGATCAATACATGCTGGGAATCCTCATCTACGTCCAGAA TTCCGAGTACGAGGAGATCACCATCGACCCGGCGTGCAGCTGGAAGCCGGTGCCGGTCAAGCCGGACGTGCACGTGAAGGAGGAGCCCGACGGGCCGCCGCTCAAGCGCTGTCGGAGCCTCAGCCCGAGTCGCGTGCTGCTGCCCAGCGTCATGGAGATGATCGCCGCCCTGGGCCCCGCCCCCCCCTCGCCCAACGCCGGCCACGCGCCCGACTTCTCGCGCTCGGGTGCGCTTCTCTCGCGTCCCGCCGCCTTGACTTACGAGCGCGCTCGCATCTCAAGGCAAGCTCGCGTGTGCGTACTTTCAGCTCCTTCGTATCCCGGCCAGCCGGCGTTCTCGGACCTGAGCGCGGGCCCCGTGACCCCGGGGCACATCGGCGGGGACTTCTCCTCGCCCGGACCGCCCCCCCTTTCCTACCGCTCGGAACTGTCCGGTGCCCTCCTGGCGGCCGACAAGCCGGCGCCGCCGCAG ATGTCGGCTTCCCACGGCGGCGTTGCCGTCCCTCAGCAGCCGTCTGTCGGTCTCCACGGCAACCTCCAAGCGGGCGGGGCCGTCAACCCCATGCTGCAGCAGCGTAGCAACCACAACGCTCGTCTTCACGGCGACGCCTTCGGCCTCGGACCTGGCGCCGACGTCCCGGAAGCTTCTCTGGAC CTGCTGCCAGAGTTGAGCAACCCGGACGAGCTCCTGTCCTACCTCGGCCCCCCCGACctccccaacaacaacaacaacgacgaCCTGCTGTCTCTTTTTGAGAACAACTGA
- the LOC144049252 gene encoding zinc finger MIZ domain-containing protein 2-like isoform X2, producing the protein MNPLNQMKGLAGNPHSEGPYGYEASSWQQPTSQPPGSLSVVTTVWGVTNPSASQGPGGGAMGPGANPTGAHGMQVPGGPPSMAGGPGGYVGQQSYGELNKAYMNQGPYGRAGGGYVGGPGGYPGSYPPNPSGARGAADFTQAAAAAVAAAAATATATATATVAAIQEKQNQEMNYGQMGGPTYSNQFVAHSVPRIPPGMSPGVMGPGPGSARGPTSMYGPGGPQRVTQHPNYSTAAQQAHQRPPQGLKRPYNSELYPGPPQQYGLPVGSAPGSGGGGPPGPGSYSQFHAGAAGPGSAPQRPGSTPSYQKLSLPQYPSSVPPNSQYYKEQFNGQGGALGVMSAGGAAGVYTSLNPPPGPGRGLAAYPSSPVPGNPTPPITPGSSAAPPYMSPGNSDAGKASFLPDMKASPPTGNEDLRLTFPVRDGVVLEPFRLEHNLAVSNHVFQLRDSVYKTLVMRPDLELQFKCYHHEDRQMNTNWPASVQVSVNATPLTIERGDNKTSHKPLYLKQVCQLGRNTIQITVTACCCSHLFVLQLVHRPSVRSVLQGLMKKRLPAEHCVAKIKRNFSSGSVAGTPGLNGEDGVEQTAIRVSLKCPITFRRIQLPARGHDCRHIQCFDLESYLQLNCERGTWRCPVCNKTALLEGLEMDQYMLGILIYVQNSEYEEITIDPACSWKPVPVKPDVHVKEEPDGPPLKRCRSLSPSRVLLPSVMEMIAALGPAPPSPNAGHAPDFSRSGALLSRPAALTYERARISRQARVCVLSAPSYPGQPAFSDLSAGPVTPGHIGGDFSSPGPPPLSYRSELSGALLAADKPAPPQMSASHGGVAVPQQPSVGLHGNLQAGGAVNPMLQQRSNHNARLHGDAFGLGPGADVPEASLDLLPELSNPDELLSYLGPPDLPNNNNNDDLLSLFENN; encoded by the exons ATGAATCCGCTCAATCAGATGAAGGGGCTGGCCGGCAACCCACACAG CGAGGGTCCGTACGGGTACGAGGCCTCCAGCTGGCAGCAGCCCACCAGCCAGCCACCTGGGTCCCTCTCCGTGGTCACCACCGTGTGGGGGGTCACCAACCCCTCAGCCAGCCAG GGTCCGGGCGGCGGCGCGATGGGACCCGGGGCCAACCCGACCGGGGCGCACGGGATGCAGGTCCCCGGGGGGCCCCCGTCCATGGCAGGGGGCCCGGGGGGCTACGTGGGCCAGCAGAGCTACGGGGAGCTCAACAAGGCCTACATGAACCAGGGCCCGTACGGCCGGGCCGGTGGGGGCTACGTGGGCGGCCCGGGCGGGTACCCGGGAAG CTACCCGCCCAACCCCAGCGGGGCCAGGGGGGCTGCCGACTTCACTCaggcggccgccgccgccgtggcGGCCGCAGCGGCTACGGCGACCGCCACCGCCACGGCGACCGTGGCCGCCATCCAAGAGAAGCAGAACCAGGAAATGAACTATGGACAG ATGGGCGGCCCGACGTACAGCAACCAGTTCGTGGCCCACTCGGTGCCCCGCATCCCACCCGGCATGTCACCCGGAGTCATGGGGCCGGGGCCCGGCTCCGCCAGGGGCCCGACCTCTATGTACGGGCCCGGAGGCCCCCAAAGGGTCACGCAGCACCCAAACTACTCGACGGCGGCGCAGCAGGCTCACCAGCGGCCCCCGCAGGGCCTAAAGCGACCCTACAACTCGGAG CTCTACCCGGGGCCGCCTCAGCAGTACGGCCTTCCCGTCGGTTCCGCGCCGGGCTCCGGCGGGGGCGGGCCACCGGGACCCGGCTCCTACTCGCAATTCCACGCAG GTGCTGCTGGTCCAGGCTCCGCCCCACAAAGGCCAGGCTCCACCCCCTCCTACCAGAAGCTGTCCCTCCCCCAGTACCCCTCATCTGTGCCCCCCAACTCGCAATACTACAAG GAGCAGTTCAACGGCCAGGGCGGAGCTTTGGGTGTGATGTCAGCGGGGGGGGCCGCGGGAGTCTACACCTCCTTGAACCCGCCTCCTGGG CCCGGCCGAGGGTTAGCGGCTTATCCCAGCTCGCCGGTGCCCGGGAACCCGACTCCGCCCATCACGCCCGGCAGCTCGGCGGCGCCGCCCTACATGTCGCCTGGCAACAGCGACGCGGGCAAAGCCTCCTTCCTGCCCGACATGAAAGCGTCCCCGCCCACAG GTAACGAGGACCTGCGTCTGACCTTCCCGGTGCGAGACGGCGTGGTCCTGGAGCCTTTCCGCTTGGAGCACAACCTGGCGGTCAGCAACCACGTCTTCCAGCTCAGAGACTCGGTCTACAAGACGCTGGTCATGAG gcCTGACCTGGAACTTCAGTTCAAGTGCTACCACCACGAGGATCGGCAAATGAACACCAACTGGCCGGCCTCCGTCCAG GTGAGCGTGAACGCCACGCCGCTGACCATCGAGCGCGGCGACAACAAGACGTCGCACAAGCCTTTGTACCTGAAGCAAGTTTGCCAGCTGGGCAGGAACACCATCCAGATCACCGTCACCGCCTGCTGCTGC TCCCACCTGTTCGTGCTGCAGCTGGTCCACCGGCCGTCGGTGCGGTCGGTTCTTCAGGGCCTGATGAAGAAGCGGCTTCCCGCCGAGCACTGCGTGGCTAAGA TCAAGAGGAACTTCAGCAGCGGCTCCGTTGCCGGCACGCCCGGCCTCAACGGGGAGGACGGCGTGGAGCAGACGGCCATCAGGGTGTCGCTCAAATGTCCCATCACCTTCCGACGCATACAGCTGCCGGCCAGAGGGCACGACTGCCGGCACATacag TGTTTTGACCTGGAATCGTACCTGCAGCTCAACTGTGAAAGAGGAACCTGGAGATGTCCCGTGTGCAA taAAACGGCTCTGCTGGAGGGTCTGGAAATGGATCAATACATGCTGGGAATCCTCATCTACGTCCAGAA TTCCGAGTACGAGGAGATCACCATCGACCCGGCGTGCAGCTGGAAGCCGGTGCCGGTCAAGCCGGACGTGCACGTGAAGGAGGAGCCCGACGGGCCGCCGCTCAAGCGCTGTCGGAGCCTCAGCCCGAGTCGCGTGCTGCTGCCCAGCGTCATGGAGATGATCGCCGCCCTGGGCCCCGCCCCCCCCTCGCCCAACGCCGGCCACGCGCCCGACTTCTCGCGCTCGGGTGCGCTTCTCTCGCGTCCCGCCGCCTTGACTTACGAGCGCGCTCGCATCTCAAGGCAAGCTCGCGTGTGCGTACTTTCAGCTCCTTCGTATCCCGGCCAGCCGGCGTTCTCGGACCTGAGCGCGGGCCCCGTGACCCCGGGGCACATCGGCGGGGACTTCTCCTCGCCCGGACCGCCCCCCCTTTCCTACCGCTCGGAACTGTCCGGTGCCCTCCTGGCGGCCGACAAGCCGGCGCCGCCGCAG ATGTCGGCTTCCCACGGCGGCGTTGCCGTCCCTCAGCAGCCGTCTGTCGGTCTCCACGGCAACCTCCAAGCGGGCGGGGCCGTCAACCCCATGCTGCAGCAGCGTAGCAACCACAACGCTCGTCTTCACGGCGACGCCTTCGGCCTCGGACCTGGCGCCGACGTCCCGGAAGCTTCTCTGGAC CTGCTGCCAGAGTTGAGCAACCCGGACGAGCTCCTGTCCTACCTCGGCCCCCCCGACctccccaacaacaacaacaacgacgaCCTGCTGTCTCTTTTTGAGAACAACTGA
- the LOC144049252 gene encoding zinc finger MIZ domain-containing protein 2-like isoform X5 yields MNPLNQMKGLAGNPHSEGPYGYEASSWQQPTSQPPGSLSVVTTVWGVTNPSASQGPGGGAMGPGANPTGAHGMQVPGGPPSMAGGPGGYVGQQSYGELNKAYMNQGPYGRAGGGYVGGPGGYPGSYPPNPSGARGAADFTQAAAAAVAAAAATATATATATVAAIQEKQNQEMNYGQMGGPTYSNQFVAHSVPRIPPGMSPGVMGPGPGSARGPTSMYGPGGPQRVTQHPNYSTAAQQAHQRPPQGLKRPYNSELYPGPPQQYGLPVGSAPGSGGGGPPGPGSYSQFHAGAAGPGSAPQRPGSTPSYQKLSLPQYPSSVPPNSQYYKEQFNGQGGALGVMSAGGAAGVYTSLNPPPGVRVRAIAAPDWNPSRLTSCWAGNEDLRLTFPVRDGVVLEPFRLEHNLAVSNHVFQLRDSVYKTLVMRPDLELQFKCYHHEDRQMNTNWPASVQVSVNATPLTIERGDNKTSHKPLYLKQVCQLGRNTIQITVTACCCSHLFVLQLVHRPSVRSVLQGLMKKRLPAEHCVAKIKRNFSSGSVAGTPGLNGEDGVEQTAIRVSLKCPITFRRIQLPARGHDCRHIQCFDLESYLQLNCERGTWRCPVCNKTALLEGLEMDQYMLGILIYVQNSEYEEITIDPACSWKPVPVKPDVHVKEEPDGPPLKRCRSLSPSRVLLPSVMEMIAALGPAPPSPNAGHAPDFSRSGALLSRPAALTYERARISRQARVCVLSAPSYPGQPAFSDLSAGPVTPGHIGGDFSSPGPPPLSYRSELSGALLAADKPAPPQMSASHGGVAVPQQPSVGLHGNLQAGGAVNPMLQQRSNHNARLHGDAFGLGPGADVPEASLDLLPELSNPDELLSYLGPPDLPNNNNNDDLLSLFENN; encoded by the exons ATGAATCCGCTCAATCAGATGAAGGGGCTGGCCGGCAACCCACACAG CGAGGGTCCGTACGGGTACGAGGCCTCCAGCTGGCAGCAGCCCACCAGCCAGCCACCTGGGTCCCTCTCCGTGGTCACCACCGTGTGGGGGGTCACCAACCCCTCAGCCAGCCAG GGTCCGGGCGGCGGCGCGATGGGACCCGGGGCCAACCCGACCGGGGCGCACGGGATGCAGGTCCCCGGGGGGCCCCCGTCCATGGCAGGGGGCCCGGGGGGCTACGTGGGCCAGCAGAGCTACGGGGAGCTCAACAAGGCCTACATGAACCAGGGCCCGTACGGCCGGGCCGGTGGGGGCTACGTGGGCGGCCCGGGCGGGTACCCGGGAAG CTACCCGCCCAACCCCAGCGGGGCCAGGGGGGCTGCCGACTTCACTCaggcggccgccgccgccgtggcGGCCGCAGCGGCTACGGCGACCGCCACCGCCACGGCGACCGTGGCCGCCATCCAAGAGAAGCAGAACCAGGAAATGAACTATGGACAG ATGGGCGGCCCGACGTACAGCAACCAGTTCGTGGCCCACTCGGTGCCCCGCATCCCACCCGGCATGTCACCCGGAGTCATGGGGCCGGGGCCCGGCTCCGCCAGGGGCCCGACCTCTATGTACGGGCCCGGAGGCCCCCAAAGGGTCACGCAGCACCCAAACTACTCGACGGCGGCGCAGCAGGCTCACCAGCGGCCCCCGCAGGGCCTAAAGCGACCCTACAACTCGGAG CTCTACCCGGGGCCGCCTCAGCAGTACGGCCTTCCCGTCGGTTCCGCGCCGGGCTCCGGCGGGGGCGGGCCACCGGGACCCGGCTCCTACTCGCAATTCCACGCAG GTGCTGCTGGTCCAGGCTCCGCCCCACAAAGGCCAGGCTCCACCCCCTCCTACCAGAAGCTGTCCCTCCCCCAGTACCCCTCATCTGTGCCCCCCAACTCGCAATACTACAAG GAGCAGTTCAACGGCCAGGGCGGAGCTTTGGGTGTGATGTCAGCGGGGGGGGCCGCGGGAGTCTACACCTCCTTGAACCCGCCTCCTGGG GTGCGTGTCCGAGCCATCGCGGCGCCCGACTGGAACCCGAGccgtctgacttcctgttgggCAGGTAACGAGGACCTGCGTCTGACCTTCCCGGTGCGAGACGGCGTGGTCCTGGAGCCTTTCCGCTTGGAGCACAACCTGGCGGTCAGCAACCACGTCTTCCAGCTCAGAGACTCGGTCTACAAGACGCTGGTCATGAG gcCTGACCTGGAACTTCAGTTCAAGTGCTACCACCACGAGGATCGGCAAATGAACACCAACTGGCCGGCCTCCGTCCAG GTGAGCGTGAACGCCACGCCGCTGACCATCGAGCGCGGCGACAACAAGACGTCGCACAAGCCTTTGTACCTGAAGCAAGTTTGCCAGCTGGGCAGGAACACCATCCAGATCACCGTCACCGCCTGCTGCTGC TCCCACCTGTTCGTGCTGCAGCTGGTCCACCGGCCGTCGGTGCGGTCGGTTCTTCAGGGCCTGATGAAGAAGCGGCTTCCCGCCGAGCACTGCGTGGCTAAGA TCAAGAGGAACTTCAGCAGCGGCTCCGTTGCCGGCACGCCCGGCCTCAACGGGGAGGACGGCGTGGAGCAGACGGCCATCAGGGTGTCGCTCAAATGTCCCATCACCTTCCGACGCATACAGCTGCCGGCCAGAGGGCACGACTGCCGGCACATacag TGTTTTGACCTGGAATCGTACCTGCAGCTCAACTGTGAAAGAGGAACCTGGAGATGTCCCGTGTGCAA taAAACGGCTCTGCTGGAGGGTCTGGAAATGGATCAATACATGCTGGGAATCCTCATCTACGTCCAGAA TTCCGAGTACGAGGAGATCACCATCGACCCGGCGTGCAGCTGGAAGCCGGTGCCGGTCAAGCCGGACGTGCACGTGAAGGAGGAGCCCGACGGGCCGCCGCTCAAGCGCTGTCGGAGCCTCAGCCCGAGTCGCGTGCTGCTGCCCAGCGTCATGGAGATGATCGCCGCCCTGGGCCCCGCCCCCCCCTCGCCCAACGCCGGCCACGCGCCCGACTTCTCGCGCTCGGGTGCGCTTCTCTCGCGTCCCGCCGCCTTGACTTACGAGCGCGCTCGCATCTCAAGGCAAGCTCGCGTGTGCGTACTTTCAGCTCCTTCGTATCCCGGCCAGCCGGCGTTCTCGGACCTGAGCGCGGGCCCCGTGACCCCGGGGCACATCGGCGGGGACTTCTCCTCGCCCGGACCGCCCCCCCTTTCCTACCGCTCGGAACTGTCCGGTGCCCTCCTGGCGGCCGACAAGCCGGCGCCGCCGCAG ATGTCGGCTTCCCACGGCGGCGTTGCCGTCCCTCAGCAGCCGTCTGTCGGTCTCCACGGCAACCTCCAAGCGGGCGGGGCCGTCAACCCCATGCTGCAGCAGCGTAGCAACCACAACGCTCGTCTTCACGGCGACGCCTTCGGCCTCGGACCTGGCGCCGACGTCCCGGAAGCTTCTCTGGAC CTGCTGCCAGAGTTGAGCAACCCGGACGAGCTCCTGTCCTACCTCGGCCCCCCCGACctccccaacaacaacaacaacgacgaCCTGCTGTCTCTTTTTGAGAACAACTGA
- the LOC144049252 gene encoding zinc finger MIZ domain-containing protein 2-like isoform X4, with translation MNPLNQMKGLAGNPHSEGPYGYEASSWQQPTSQPPGSLSVVTTVWGVTNPSASQGPGGGAMGPGANPTGAHGMQVPGGPPSMAGGPGGYVGQQSYGELNKAYMNQGPYGRAGGGYVGGPGGYPGSYPPNPSGARGAADFTQAAAAAVAAAAATATATATATVAAIQEKQNQEMNYGQMGGPTYSNQFVAHSVPRIPPGMSPGVMGPGPGSARGPTSMYGPGGPQRVTQHPNYSTAAQQAHQRPPQGLKRPYNSELYPGPPQQYGLPVGSAPGSGGGGPPGPGSYSQFHAGAAGPGSAPQRPGSTPSYQKLSLPQYPSSVPPNSQYYKQEQFNGQGGALGVMSAGGAAGVYTSLNPPPGVRVRAIAAPDWNPSRLTSCWAGNEDLRLTFPVRDGVVLEPFRLEHNLAVSNHVFQLRDSVYKTLVMRPDLELQFKCYHHEDRQMNTNWPASVQVSVNATPLTIERGDNKTSHKPLYLKQVCQLGRNTIQITVTACCCSHLFVLQLVHRPSVRSVLQGLMKKRLPAEHCVAKIKRNFSSGSVAGTPGLNGEDGVEQTAIRVSLKCPITFRRIQLPARGHDCRHIQCFDLESYLQLNCERGTWRCPVCNKTALLEGLEMDQYMLGILIYVQNSEYEEITIDPACSWKPVPVKPDVHVKEEPDGPPLKRCRSLSPSRVLLPSVMEMIAALGPAPPSPNAGHAPDFSRSGALLSRPAALTYERARISRQARVCVLSAPSYPGQPAFSDLSAGPVTPGHIGGDFSSPGPPPLSYRSELSGALLAADKPAPPQMSASHGGVAVPQQPSVGLHGNLQAGGAVNPMLQQRSNHNARLHGDAFGLGPGADVPEASLDLLPELSNPDELLSYLGPPDLPNNNNNDDLLSLFENN, from the exons ATGAATCCGCTCAATCAGATGAAGGGGCTGGCCGGCAACCCACACAG CGAGGGTCCGTACGGGTACGAGGCCTCCAGCTGGCAGCAGCCCACCAGCCAGCCACCTGGGTCCCTCTCCGTGGTCACCACCGTGTGGGGGGTCACCAACCCCTCAGCCAGCCAG GGTCCGGGCGGCGGCGCGATGGGACCCGGGGCCAACCCGACCGGGGCGCACGGGATGCAGGTCCCCGGGGGGCCCCCGTCCATGGCAGGGGGCCCGGGGGGCTACGTGGGCCAGCAGAGCTACGGGGAGCTCAACAAGGCCTACATGAACCAGGGCCCGTACGGCCGGGCCGGTGGGGGCTACGTGGGCGGCCCGGGCGGGTACCCGGGAAG CTACCCGCCCAACCCCAGCGGGGCCAGGGGGGCTGCCGACTTCACTCaggcggccgccgccgccgtggcGGCCGCAGCGGCTACGGCGACCGCCACCGCCACGGCGACCGTGGCCGCCATCCAAGAGAAGCAGAACCAGGAAATGAACTATGGACAG ATGGGCGGCCCGACGTACAGCAACCAGTTCGTGGCCCACTCGGTGCCCCGCATCCCACCCGGCATGTCACCCGGAGTCATGGGGCCGGGGCCCGGCTCCGCCAGGGGCCCGACCTCTATGTACGGGCCCGGAGGCCCCCAAAGGGTCACGCAGCACCCAAACTACTCGACGGCGGCGCAGCAGGCTCACCAGCGGCCCCCGCAGGGCCTAAAGCGACCCTACAACTCGGAG CTCTACCCGGGGCCGCCTCAGCAGTACGGCCTTCCCGTCGGTTCCGCGCCGGGCTCCGGCGGGGGCGGGCCACCGGGACCCGGCTCCTACTCGCAATTCCACGCAG GTGCTGCTGGTCCAGGCTCCGCCCCACAAAGGCCAGGCTCCACCCCCTCCTACCAGAAGCTGTCCCTCCCCCAGTACCCCTCATCTGTGCCCCCCAACTCGCAATACTACAAG CAGGAGCAGTTCAACGGCCAGGGCGGAGCTTTGGGTGTGATGTCAGCGGGGGGGGCCGCGGGAGTCTACACCTCCTTGAACCCGCCTCCTGGG GTGCGTGTCCGAGCCATCGCGGCGCCCGACTGGAACCCGAGccgtctgacttcctgttgggCAGGTAACGAGGACCTGCGTCTGACCTTCCCGGTGCGAGACGGCGTGGTCCTGGAGCCTTTCCGCTTGGAGCACAACCTGGCGGTCAGCAACCACGTCTTCCAGCTCAGAGACTCGGTCTACAAGACGCTGGTCATGAG gcCTGACCTGGAACTTCAGTTCAAGTGCTACCACCACGAGGATCGGCAAATGAACACCAACTGGCCGGCCTCCGTCCAG GTGAGCGTGAACGCCACGCCGCTGACCATCGAGCGCGGCGACAACAAGACGTCGCACAAGCCTTTGTACCTGAAGCAAGTTTGCCAGCTGGGCAGGAACACCATCCAGATCACCGTCACCGCCTGCTGCTGC TCCCACCTGTTCGTGCTGCAGCTGGTCCACCGGCCGTCGGTGCGGTCGGTTCTTCAGGGCCTGATGAAGAAGCGGCTTCCCGCCGAGCACTGCGTGGCTAAGA TCAAGAGGAACTTCAGCAGCGGCTCCGTTGCCGGCACGCCCGGCCTCAACGGGGAGGACGGCGTGGAGCAGACGGCCATCAGGGTGTCGCTCAAATGTCCCATCACCTTCCGACGCATACAGCTGCCGGCCAGAGGGCACGACTGCCGGCACATacag TGTTTTGACCTGGAATCGTACCTGCAGCTCAACTGTGAAAGAGGAACCTGGAGATGTCCCGTGTGCAA taAAACGGCTCTGCTGGAGGGTCTGGAAATGGATCAATACATGCTGGGAATCCTCATCTACGTCCAGAA TTCCGAGTACGAGGAGATCACCATCGACCCGGCGTGCAGCTGGAAGCCGGTGCCGGTCAAGCCGGACGTGCACGTGAAGGAGGAGCCCGACGGGCCGCCGCTCAAGCGCTGTCGGAGCCTCAGCCCGAGTCGCGTGCTGCTGCCCAGCGTCATGGAGATGATCGCCGCCCTGGGCCCCGCCCCCCCCTCGCCCAACGCCGGCCACGCGCCCGACTTCTCGCGCTCGGGTGCGCTTCTCTCGCGTCCCGCCGCCTTGACTTACGAGCGCGCTCGCATCTCAAGGCAAGCTCGCGTGTGCGTACTTTCAGCTCCTTCGTATCCCGGCCAGCCGGCGTTCTCGGACCTGAGCGCGGGCCCCGTGACCCCGGGGCACATCGGCGGGGACTTCTCCTCGCCCGGACCGCCCCCCCTTTCCTACCGCTCGGAACTGTCCGGTGCCCTCCTGGCGGCCGACAAGCCGGCGCCGCCGCAG ATGTCGGCTTCCCACGGCGGCGTTGCCGTCCCTCAGCAGCCGTCTGTCGGTCTCCACGGCAACCTCCAAGCGGGCGGGGCCGTCAACCCCATGCTGCAGCAGCGTAGCAACCACAACGCTCGTCTTCACGGCGACGCCTTCGGCCTCGGACCTGGCGCCGACGTCCCGGAAGCTTCTCTGGAC CTGCTGCCAGAGTTGAGCAACCCGGACGAGCTCCTGTCCTACCTCGGCCCCCCCGACctccccaacaacaacaacaacgacgaCCTGCTGTCTCTTTTTGAGAACAACTGA